A genomic stretch from Candidatus Latescibacter sp. includes:
- a CDS encoding sugar ABC transporter ATP-binding protein codes for MNTPQSPLLSMRGISKSFGGVHALRGVDLDVARGEVHALIGENGAGKSTLMKILSGAIRADSGEMFLDGRPYEPHDPLQARRLGISMVYQELNLALHLTVEENLMLGIEDSSYGFIRRDTYVPRIRQAMETLRHTDLHPKAIVRDLSPAARQLVEIARGLITDTMVFVLDEPTSSLSRLDTEHLFTVIRSLKAKGVSIIYISHFLEEVKHVADLFTVLRDGETAGKGDAAAAPIEKIIELMVGRPLTEMFPRVPHKTGGELFSVRGLTGTKLPVDVSFTVRGGEIFGIAGLVGAGRTETLRILYGLGDRAAGEVKIAAWSGHTGKITPPHMIRQGVAFLSEDRKNEGLALRRSVAENITLSTLDRMTRWGLVGDSAIAEVAKKWAGRLSMKIGEVTDKVTSLSGGNQQKVAIARLLEENADIFLLDEPTRGVDVGSKVEIFRLIGELAAKGNAVVIVSSYLPELLGICDTIAVMHRGTLGPKRPVTEWNEFSIMNEATSGTV; via the coding sequence ATGAACACACCTCAATCCCCGCTCCTCTCCATGCGGGGCATCTCCAAGTCGTTCGGGGGGGTTCACGCCCTCAGAGGAGTCGACCTGGATGTCGCCCGTGGGGAAGTACATGCGCTCATCGGGGAAAACGGCGCCGGGAAATCCACCCTCATGAAAATTCTCTCCGGGGCAATCCGCGCCGACAGCGGGGAGATGTTCCTGGACGGCAGGCCTTACGAACCCCATGATCCTCTTCAGGCGCGGCGGCTGGGCATCTCCATGGTCTATCAGGAGCTGAACCTGGCGCTGCACCTCACAGTGGAAGAAAATCTCATGCTGGGGATCGAGGACTCATCATACGGATTTATCCGCCGTGATACCTATGTCCCCCGCATTCGCCAGGCGATGGAGACCCTTCGCCATACCGATCTTCACCCGAAAGCAATTGTCCGCGACCTCTCGCCCGCGGCCCGTCAACTGGTGGAAATCGCCCGCGGCCTTATTACCGATACCATGGTATTCGTACTCGACGAACCCACATCTTCCCTTTCCCGTCTGGACACCGAGCATCTCTTTACCGTGATCCGGTCGCTCAAAGCAAAAGGGGTCAGTATCATCTACATCAGCCATTTTCTGGAAGAGGTAAAGCACGTGGCCGACCTTTTCACTGTGCTTCGCGACGGCGAGACTGCGGGAAAGGGCGATGCCGCCGCCGCTCCGATCGAGAAGATCATCGAGCTCATGGTGGGCAGGCCTTTGACCGAGATGTTTCCCCGAGTCCCACACAAGACCGGCGGGGAGCTTTTTTCTGTCCGGGGGCTTACGGGGACGAAACTGCCGGTTGATGTATCATTCACCGTCAGAGGCGGAGAGATATTCGGGATTGCCGGTCTTGTGGGAGCGGGAAGAACCGAAACGCTGCGGATTCTCTACGGCCTCGGGGACCGTGCAGCCGGAGAGGTAAAAATCGCCGCCTGGTCTGGCCATACCGGCAAAATCACCCCGCCTCACATGATACGGCAGGGTGTGGCCTTCCTCTCAGAGGACAGGAAAAACGAAGGCCTGGCTCTGAGACGGTCGGTCGCCGAGAATATTACCTTGTCCACCCTGGATCGCATGACACGATGGGGACTTGTGGGCGACAGCGCCATCGCCGAAGTGGCGAAGAAATGGGCCGGACGCCTTTCCATGAAGATCGGCGAGGTTACTGACAAGGTTACCAGCCTTTCGGGAGGAAATCAGCAGAAAGTGGCCATTGCCCGCCTGCTCGAGGAAAACGCCGACATTTTTCTTCTGGACGAGCCGACCCGCGGGGTGGATGTCGGCTCGAAGGTGGAGATTTTTCGCCTGATCGGCGAGCTGGCCGCCAAAGGAAATGCGGTGGTAATTGTGAGCTCTTATCTCCCTGAACTCCTCGGAATCTGCGATACCATCGCGGTGATGCACCGTGGGACGCTCGGACCGAAACGGCCGGTGACGGAGTGGAATGAATTTTCCATCATGAACGAAGCTACATCCGGAACAGTGTAA
- a CDS encoding ABC transporter permease: protein MDKIESEKPRSFFQKNMNFRRLFSFIGPFLGLGIIIGFFGILQPDKFLTFYNFMTVANQTVIVALAAMGMTFIIISGGIDLSVGSVIALNTVVTALLINHGFSPLTALVIGVLSCVFAGSLSGLLIGGLGIVPFIATLGMMGIARGVAKWLAGEQKVDAPMTWLCDLMGKSDRLSWLIFSPGVWLMLISAVAVAIVLKYSLFGRYTFAIGSSESTARLCGIQVERVKFYIYTFGGFMTGLAGLMQFSRLTVGDPTVAAGKELDVIAAVVIGGGSLSGGEGSILGTMIGAFIMAFLRNGCNMTGIPNYVQEIIIGLIIVGAVAIDNLRHRKVK, encoded by the coding sequence ATGGATAAAATAGAATCAGAAAAACCCCGTTCTTTTTTCCAAAAGAACATGAATTTCCGGAGGCTGTTCTCATTCATCGGGCCTTTCCTCGGGCTGGGAATCATCATCGGCTTCTTCGGCATTCTCCAGCCGGACAAATTTCTTACCTTTTATAACTTCATGACTGTCGCCAATCAGACAGTGATCGTGGCGCTCGCCGCCATGGGCATGACCTTCATCATCATATCCGGGGGGATCGATCTCTCGGTGGGCTCTGTAATCGCGCTCAACACCGTGGTGACCGCCCTCCTTATCAACCACGGATTCAGCCCCCTGACGGCGCTGGTGATCGGGGTGCTGTCCTGTGTGTTCGCCGGGTCGCTTTCGGGACTTCTTATCGGCGGACTTGGCATCGTGCCTTTCATCGCCACCCTGGGAATGATGGGCATCGCACGCGGGGTGGCTAAATGGCTTGCCGGGGAGCAGAAAGTCGACGCTCCCATGACATGGCTCTGCGACCTCATGGGGAAATCCGACAGACTGAGCTGGCTCATCTTCTCTCCCGGAGTCTGGCTCATGCTCATTTCCGCGGTGGCAGTAGCCATCGTCCTCAAATACTCCCTCTTCGGCCGATATACCTTTGCCATCGGGTCCAGCGAATCCACCGCACGGCTCTGCGGAATACAGGTAGAGCGGGTGAAATTTTACATCTATACATTCGGAGGATTCATGACCGGACTCGCCGGGTTGATGCAGTTCTCACGGCTGACTGTAGGGGACCCGACGGTCGCGGCCGGAAAGGAGCTCGATGTCATCGCGGCGGTGGTGATAGGGGGCGGCTCGCTGAGCGGCGGCGAAGGCTCAATCCTCGGCACCATGATCGGAGCATTCATCATGGCCTTTCTCCGGAACGGCTGCAACATGACCGGCATCCCCAACTATGTCCAGGAGATCATCATCGGACTTATCATCGTCGGGGCGGTTGCCATTGACAACCTGCGCCACCGGAAAGTAAAGTAA